One stretch of Methanomassiliicoccus luminyensis B10 DNA includes these proteins:
- a CDS encoding ABC transporter ATP-binding protein, with product MTFLSVSGLRFSYGHHAVLDGIDLEIERGQVVSLIGRNGSGKTTFLRCLNRIGKYQQGRISIEGEDVAAMGAAELATRFGYVPQSAPANFPATVVDVVMLGRLPHLMWRVGDKDMELVMGIIRRLNLEHLAFRQFNELSGGERQKVLIARALAQEPRVLLLDEPTSNLDILHQLEVMEAVRDEVKKRGEMTAIISIHDLNLAARYSDAIAVIQGGRMRGYGPPEEILTGELVSEIYGVRSRIGRDEESGCLTVLPIGISAGALGTV from the coding sequence ATGACGTTCCTGTCCGTTTCCGGCCTGCGCTTCTCCTACGGCCACCATGCCGTCCTCGACGGTATCGACCTGGAGATCGAGAGAGGGCAGGTGGTCAGCCTGATCGGAAGGAACGGCTCGGGCAAGACCACCTTCCTGAGGTGCCTCAACCGCATCGGGAAGTACCAGCAAGGGCGGATAAGCATCGAAGGGGAGGACGTCGCGGCGATGGGCGCCGCGGAGCTGGCGACGCGATTCGGCTATGTTCCTCAGAGCGCTCCTGCCAACTTCCCGGCCACCGTGGTCGACGTGGTGATGCTGGGACGCCTGCCCCACCTGATGTGGAGGGTGGGGGACAAGGACATGGAGCTGGTCATGGGCATCATACGCCGGCTGAACCTAGAGCACCTGGCCTTCCGGCAGTTCAACGAGTTGTCGGGTGGGGAGAGGCAGAAGGTGCTCATAGCCAGGGCGCTGGCCCAGGAACCCCGGGTCCTCCTCCTGGACGAGCCGACCAGCAATCTGGACATCCTGCACCAACTGGAGGTCATGGAGGCAGTCAGGGATGAGGTGAAGAAGAGGGGCGAGATGACCGCGATCATCTCCATCCACGACCTCAATCTGGCCGCCCGCTATTCGGACGCCATCGCGGTGATCCAGGGCGGCAGGATGAGGGGGTACGGGCCGCCCGAGGAGATCCTGACCGGGGAGCTGGTCTCGGAGATCTACGGGGTGAGGTCAAGGATCGGCCGGGACGAGGAGAGCGGCTGCCTGACGGTGCTGCCGATCGGCATCTCCGCGGGGGCGCTCGGGACCGTTTGA
- a CDS encoding ABC transporter substrate-binding protein translates to MKRAHLALITVAVAAVVLLPTAYNILQAGGKDGGNGYVTITDSAGRTVNVPESPTRIAVVNTYTAEVLRALGVDPSIIVGISEDFADEALWSDMAGKRVVQTSAHGEPDVEAMLDMKIQVLFTFGTHQFVNIKTLESSLAPAGIAVVGLDFFRYGTLYSDIATMGKIFNKEERAAELIEGMREVEQTIETRIGTVPESERPTVVIEHHSSSAREPVVQSSTSQWGQLVELAGGVNIFGDLIGTTARVDPVDILRANPDYYFLDGMAVDIGYGRSNVGQYEAAISALGNRDGFSDIQAVTEEHVYIFAGEFAGPMMIYGAGVIASILYPDLFDDVGADWFITTYFSTFHGVEVQGVMYYPES, encoded by the coding sequence ACGGCTTACAATATTCTGCAGGCGGGCGGGAAGGATGGCGGCAACGGCTACGTGACCATCACAGACTCGGCCGGGAGGACCGTGAACGTCCCCGAGAGCCCCACCCGCATCGCGGTGGTCAATACCTACACCGCCGAGGTGCTGAGGGCGCTGGGGGTCGATCCCTCGATCATCGTGGGGATCTCCGAGGACTTCGCCGATGAGGCACTGTGGTCCGACATGGCCGGAAAGAGGGTGGTCCAGACCTCCGCCCACGGGGAGCCGGACGTGGAGGCCATGCTGGACATGAAGATCCAGGTCCTGTTCACCTTCGGAACGCATCAGTTCGTGAACATCAAGACCCTGGAGAGCTCGCTCGCTCCCGCGGGCATTGCGGTGGTGGGCCTGGACTTCTTCCGGTACGGGACCCTGTACTCGGACATCGCCACCATGGGCAAGATATTCAACAAGGAGGAGCGGGCCGCCGAGCTTATTGAGGGAATGCGGGAGGTGGAGCAGACCATCGAGACCAGGATCGGGACCGTTCCGGAGAGCGAGCGGCCTACCGTGGTCATAGAGCACCACAGTTCCTCGGCCAGGGAGCCGGTGGTGCAGAGCTCCACATCCCAGTGGGGCCAGCTCGTCGAGCTCGCCGGAGGGGTCAACATCTTCGGCGACCTTATCGGCACCACCGCCCGCGTGGACCCCGTGGACATCCTGAGGGCCAACCCGGACTACTATTTCCTGGACGGGATGGCCGTGGACATAGGGTACGGGAGGAGCAATGTCGGGCAGTACGAGGCGGCCATATCCGCCCTCGGGAACAGGGACGGCTTCTCGGACATCCAGGCGGTAACCGAGGAACACGTCTACATCTTCGCCGGGGAGTTCGCCGGCCCCATGATGATCTACGGGGCCGGGGTGATCGCCAGCATCCTCTATCCCGACCTCTTCGACGACGTGGGGGCGGACTGGTTCATCACCACGTACTTCAGCACCTTCCACGGGGTGGAGGTACAGGGCGTCATGTACTACCCGGAGAGCTGA
- a CDS encoding FecCD family ABC transporter permease: MPMEYSGQEVYRKLTGRKWMMVVASVIVLIFFFILDLMTGASMMSMGEVINALIAPDSVSAGTRVIVWSIRLPVAIMAVVVGASLGVAGAEMQAILDNPLADPYTLGISTAAAFGAGLAVLGIGLVGTGEYFKPINAFAFSLLSCAIIYGVARKRSSDKNTIVLTGIAMLFLFQSLVSLLQYLASSQQMSAILFWLFGSLSRADWTNVTIIGVVLLVISLVFVMDAWKLTALKLGDSKAMSLGVNVKRLRQKVLIGVSLLTATAVSFAGTIGFIGLVGPHISRMLVGDDQRYYLPMSALMGAALLSLSSTVSKLVSPGVIFPIGIITSFIGVPFFIMLILRRRKVSY; encoded by the coding sequence ATGCCGATGGAGTACTCCGGCCAAGAGGTATACAGGAAGCTGACGGGCAGAAAATGGATGATGGTCGTAGCCAGCGTCATCGTCCTGATCTTCTTCTTCATATTGGACCTGATGACCGGGGCGTCGATGATGTCGATGGGGGAGGTCATAAACGCGCTGATAGCTCCTGATTCGGTAAGCGCAGGAACGAGGGTCATCGTCTGGTCGATCCGCCTCCCCGTGGCCATCATGGCCGTGGTGGTAGGCGCTTCCCTGGGCGTTGCCGGCGCGGAGATGCAGGCCATCCTTGACAACCCCCTGGCCGACCCCTACACCCTTGGGATATCCACCGCCGCGGCCTTCGGTGCCGGACTGGCGGTATTGGGCATAGGCCTGGTCGGCACGGGCGAGTACTTCAAGCCCATCAACGCGTTCGCCTTCTCCCTTCTCTCTTGCGCGATCATATACGGGGTCGCGAGGAAGAGATCGTCGGACAAGAACACCATCGTCCTCACCGGCATAGCGATGCTGTTCCTATTCCAATCGTTGGTGTCGCTGCTGCAATACCTTGCGTCGAGCCAGCAGATGTCCGCCATACTGTTCTGGCTGTTCGGCAGCCTATCCCGCGCCGACTGGACCAACGTCACCATCATCGGCGTCGTGCTACTGGTCATCTCGCTGGTCTTTGTCATGGACGCCTGGAAGCTGACCGCCCTCAAGCTCGGCGACAGCAAGGCCATGAGCCTCGGCGTCAACGTGAAGCGCCTGAGGCAGAAGGTGCTCATCGGCGTCTCCCTCCTGACCGCCACCGCGGTCAGCTTTGCCGGCACCATAGGGTTCATCGGACTGGTCGGCCCGCACATATCCAGGATGCTGGTGGGGGACGATCAGCGCTACTACCTGCCGATGTCCGCGCTGATGGGGGCTGCACTGCTGTCCCTGTCATCCACGGTGAGCAAGCTGGTCTCGCCGGGCGTGATCTTTCCGATAGGCATAATCACCTCGTTCATCGGGGTGCCGTTCTTCATCATGCTGATCCTGAGAAGAAGGAAGGTGAGCTATTGA
- a CDS encoding ABC transporter substrate-binding protein, with amino-acid sequence MAIVISAAWAVWPKSEGASERNGTVTDLAGRSVAVKLPVEKVVLGDTDSINAFAAVAGEDFLDYIVGGLGDFQGNYPDLYQAYLEAYPEMASVPSVGGLYEPNTEKIISLQPDVFILPLWTVSQQTTPDIDKLEEAGIPTVFIDFTIDPYGGNQIKSLSLLGKLLGMEERADEVIEFYDGEIKKVIDVVAALDEEKPKVYLEIGMYGASDWGASGVSMGASSIDYAGGDNIAKGALSEQGMLSKEYVLRTNPPDVIVICLSPFFGASADGDKFGFGTSTTKAQLAAMAQGYLDRDGWSGLDAVKEGRVHFYYSGLTFSIDNFAILQFMATWLYPDTFADLDPMANLEEFYELYMPIDLDGTWYYDISETD; translated from the coding sequence GTGGCGATAGTGATCAGCGCCGCGTGGGCGGTGTGGCCCAAGTCGGAAGGGGCCAGTGAAAGGAATGGTACAGTAACGGACCTGGCGGGAAGGAGCGTAGCGGTCAAGCTGCCGGTGGAGAAGGTTGTGCTGGGAGATACTGACTCCATCAATGCCTTCGCCGCAGTGGCCGGAGAGGACTTCCTAGATTACATAGTCGGCGGGCTCGGGGACTTCCAGGGCAACTACCCCGATCTCTACCAGGCATATCTCGAGGCTTATCCCGAGATGGCGAGCGTGCCTTCCGTGGGAGGCCTCTACGAACCCAATACCGAGAAGATCATAAGCCTCCAGCCGGATGTTTTCATCCTTCCCCTGTGGACGGTGTCACAGCAGACCACCCCGGACATAGACAAACTGGAGGAAGCAGGCATACCGACGGTGTTCATCGATTTCACCATTGACCCGTACGGCGGCAACCAGATCAAGAGCTTGAGCCTGCTGGGAAAGCTGCTCGGCATGGAGGAGCGGGCCGACGAGGTCATCGAGTTCTATGACGGGGAGATAAAGAAGGTCATCGATGTTGTGGCCGCCCTCGACGAAGAAAAGCCGAAGGTATACCTTGAGATCGGGATGTACGGCGCCAGCGATTGGGGGGCCAGCGGCGTGAGCATGGGAGCTTCCTCGATCGACTATGCCGGCGGGGACAATATCGCCAAAGGGGCCCTGAGCGAGCAGGGGATGCTGAGCAAGGAATATGTCCTGAGGACGAACCCCCCGGATGTAATCGTGATCTGCCTGTCGCCCTTCTTTGGCGCGAGCGCCGATGGCGACAAGTTCGGCTTTGGGACCTCGACGACCAAGGCACAACTGGCAGCAATGGCCCAAGGATATCTGGATCGCGACGGCTGGAGCGGGCTTGATGCGGTAAAGGAGGGCAGGGTGCACTTCTACTACAGCGGCCTGACCTTCAGCATAGATAACTTCGCCATACTGCAGTTCATGGCTACCTGGCTGTATCCGGACACCTTCGCCGACCTCGATCCGATGGCCAACCTGGAAGAGTTCTACGAGCTGTACATGCCCATCGACCTCGACGGTACCTGGTACTACGATATCTCGGAAACGGACTGA
- the hutW gene encoding heme anaerobic degradation radical SAM methyltransferase ChuW/HutW gives MHASSDKNDWMFGNDTDDPLRHAFDRKVTVHPGAMGRPVPPEDWQTVLQDRLDRRPGPEQRAVYINIPFCRRRCKFCNFYKYPADKETVRRYLDFLVREIEMSADSERVSSRPFNAVYIGGGTPTELTPKEIGKLLEAVNEHLPLTNDCEITFETRTSGLDDNRARACLEWGVNRFSVGVQSFNTEVRRSLGRIDEREVVIRKLNRLQDFGLAAVVIDLMFGLPGQSMEIWEDDVRTWLDLDLDGGDLYQLMVLRGSEMETMASGERGPADLPQQAAMFGRALDIMEDSGYRRLSVCHWGNGHRERSLYNGLTLAGAEVMPFGAGAGGNVADVSFMVESDLRKYEDGVMRGEKPLKFLARHHPMRGLFSDLSGQIDSGRVDMSSLRKHGVDLEAAAGPLLQRWSEIGLISRRGRFLELSVAGQFWNVNLAQGMIDWCMGSGQGTAGHPPQGAGAVMG, from the coding sequence ATGCACGCTAGTTCCGATAAGAACGACTGGATGTTCGGCAACGATACCGATGACCCGCTCAGGCACGCCTTCGACAGGAAAGTCACCGTCCACCCCGGCGCGATGGGGCGGCCGGTCCCTCCCGAGGATTGGCAGACCGTCCTGCAGGACCGCCTGGATAGGAGGCCGGGGCCGGAGCAGAGGGCCGTATACATCAACATACCGTTCTGCCGGAGACGGTGCAAGTTCTGCAATTTCTACAAGTACCCGGCCGACAAGGAGACGGTCCGCCGGTACCTGGACTTCCTGGTGAGGGAGATAGAGATGAGCGCCGACAGCGAGCGGGTGTCCTCCCGCCCGTTCAACGCGGTGTACATCGGGGGCGGCACTCCGACCGAACTTACGCCCAAGGAGATAGGGAAGCTGCTCGAAGCGGTGAACGAGCACCTGCCCCTCACCAACGATTGCGAGATCACCTTCGAGACCAGGACCAGCGGGCTGGACGACAACAGGGCGCGCGCCTGCCTGGAGTGGGGGGTGAACCGCTTCTCCGTGGGAGTGCAGTCCTTCAACACCGAGGTCAGGCGGAGCCTCGGCCGGATCGACGAGCGCGAGGTCGTGATCAGGAAGCTGAATCGCCTCCAGGATTTCGGGCTGGCCGCGGTGGTCATCGACCTCATGTTCGGCCTTCCCGGTCAATCGATGGAGATCTGGGAGGACGATGTGCGGACCTGGCTGGACCTGGACCTCGACGGCGGGGACCTCTACCAGCTAATGGTCCTCCGGGGGAGCGAGATGGAGACTATGGCCTCCGGCGAACGGGGACCGGCCGACCTGCCCCAGCAGGCCGCCATGTTCGGAAGGGCCCTGGACATCATGGAGGACAGCGGCTACCGCCGCCTGAGCGTGTGTCACTGGGGCAACGGCCACCGGGAGCGCAGCCTGTACAACGGCCTGACCCTGGCCGGCGCCGAGGTCATGCCCTTCGGGGCCGGCGCCGGAGGGAACGTCGCCGACGTGTCGTTCATGGTGGAGAGCGACCTGCGAAAGTACGAGGACGGAGTGATGAGGGGCGAGAAGCCGCTGAAGTTCCTGGCCAGGCATCACCCCATGAGGGGGCTGTTCTCCGACCTCAGCGGGCAGATCGACTCCGGCAGGGTGGACATGAGCTCGCTGCGGAAGCATGGCGTGGACCTCGAGGCGGCGGCGGGGCCGCTTCTGCAGAGGTGGTCGGAGATCGGCCTCATCTCCAGGAGGGGAAGGTTCCTGGAGCTCAGCGTGGCCGGGCAGTTCTGGAACGTGAACCTGGCCCAGGGCATGATCGACTGGTGCATGGGGAGCGGCCAGGGGACGGCGGGGCATCCGCCCCAGGGCGCCGGGGCGGTGATGGGATGA
- a CDS encoding FecCD family ABC transporter permease yields MTTESASGQLRSRYDLLHGRRVLFILALVLGCLVLSVVSIGVGSVGIGYGDVIRTLFGDAPDVFVNSIIWNYRFPRVLMALVAGVGLAVAGASMQGVLRNPLVDPFTLGIASGASLGASMAIVLHFTLPGLEDYMIIGNAFVFSLMSSFLILGLGRMRGVSPETFILVGIALTFVFSALTGVLQYIASDAQIAELVSWSFGSLSRPTTYQTIISLVVVGVCVPLLLSWSWRLNAVSLSGDEVAQSLGVNPGRLRVQVMVVSSIITASIIAFTGVLGFVGLVAPHIARLLVGGDHRYMMAVSGLLGAVLLLVSDIVGRTVIAPTIIPVGIMLSLMGGPFFLYILMRKRGEFWK; encoded by the coding sequence ATGACCACTGAGAGCGCGAGCGGGCAGCTTCGGTCGAGGTACGATCTCCTCCACGGCAGGCGGGTGCTGTTCATCCTGGCCCTGGTGCTGGGATGCCTGGTCCTGTCGGTGGTCTCCATCGGCGTGGGGTCAGTGGGGATAGGGTACGGCGACGTGATAAGGACGCTTTTCGGCGACGCGCCGGACGTCTTCGTCAACAGCATCATCTGGAACTATCGCTTCCCCAGGGTGCTGATGGCCCTGGTGGCCGGGGTGGGCCTGGCGGTGGCGGGGGCGTCCATGCAGGGCGTCCTGAGGAACCCCCTGGTGGACCCGTTCACCCTGGGCATCGCCAGCGGGGCCTCCCTGGGCGCTTCCATGGCCATAGTGCTCCACTTCACCCTGCCGGGGCTGGAGGACTACATGATCATCGGGAATGCCTTCGTGTTCTCCCTGATGTCGTCGTTCCTGATACTGGGCCTCGGAAGGATGCGGGGGGTGTCCCCGGAAACGTTCATCCTGGTGGGGATAGCGCTCACCTTCGTGTTCAGCGCGCTGACCGGGGTGCTGCAGTACATCGCCTCGGACGCCCAGATCGCCGAACTGGTCAGCTGGAGCTTCGGCTCGCTGTCCCGTCCGACCACCTACCAGACCATCATCTCCCTGGTAGTGGTGGGGGTGTGCGTCCCCCTCCTGCTGTCATGGTCGTGGAGGCTCAACGCCGTCTCCCTCAGCGGGGACGAGGTCGCCCAGAGCCTTGGGGTGAACCCCGGCCGGCTGAGGGTGCAGGTGATGGTGGTGTCCTCGATAATAACCGCCTCCATCATCGCGTTCACCGGGGTCCTGGGATTCGTGGGGCTGGTGGCCCCTCATATCGCCCGCCTGCTGGTGGGAGGGGACCACCGCTATATGATGGCGGTATCGGGACTGCTGGGAGCGGTGCTCCTGCTGGTCTCCGACATAGTCGGCCGGACCGTGATCGCGCCCACCATCATACCGGTGGGCATCATGCTCTCCCTCATGGGCGGCCCGTTCTTCCTTTACATCCTCATGCGCAAAAGGGGTGAGTTCTGGAAATGA
- the hutX gene encoding heme utilization cystosolic carrier protein HutX has product MEDVKDKVRQMIEGRRMESNLGLAAQLGLSEEAFVRNLPAGMASEVPRDMFEEVVEQMVGWGRLRVVVGSENVIMEVLTRFPRGRRGHGFFNLHDEGCCLGGHLRVSELSSIHLVSQPFMGLETRSVQFFDLSGRCMFKVYLDRDEQRNILRDQLQMFNSLRSRIGRQVGSSS; this is encoded by the coding sequence ATGGAAGATGTCAAGGACAAGGTACGCCAGATGATAGAGGGAAGGAGAATGGAGTCGAACCTGGGCCTGGCAGCGCAGCTGGGGCTGAGCGAGGAAGCCTTCGTGAGGAACCTCCCCGCAGGCATGGCCTCGGAAGTCCCCCGGGATATGTTCGAGGAAGTGGTCGAGCAGATGGTGGGGTGGGGCAGGCTGAGAGTGGTGGTGGGAAGCGAGAACGTCATCATGGAGGTCCTGACCCGGTTCCCCCGCGGGCGCCGCGGCCACGGGTTCTTCAACCTGCATGACGAGGGGTGCTGCCTGGGAGGGCATCTCCGTGTCTCGGAACTGTCGTCCATCCACCTGGTGAGCCAGCCCTTCATGGGCCTGGAGACCCGGTCCGTTCAGTTCTTCGACCTCAGCGGGCGCTGCATGTTCAAGGTCTATCTCGACCGGGACGAGCAGAGGAACATCCTCCGCGACCAGCTGCAGATGTTCAATTCCCTGAGGTCCCGGATAGGCAGGCAGGTCGGCAGTTCAAGCTAG
- a CDS encoding ABC transporter ATP-binding protein → MKLEIAELRCSYGEKEVLKGVGMTAGPCITALIGPNAAGKSTLMKCIAGILQSSGRMTLDGIDITDGRNREVREMMSYLPQEAPDRTSLTVMEIVLLGRLDSLNWKVSEEDLSIAYGMLVELAIEDLAVRPMNELSGGQQQMIMIAQCLVRDPRVLLMDEPTNSLDLQKQLEMFDLIRQVTDERKMTTLMVLHDINFAARYADRVIVVSNGMVHSAGPPSEVINEAMIQEVYGVEATVHVGPDMVPHVHPLRSVRRTALKHRRAAREGREANAPVPDGKGAGSLISMPELVQDAASERK, encoded by the coding sequence TTGAAGCTGGAGATCGCAGAGCTTAGATGCTCCTACGGAGAGAAGGAGGTCCTCAAGGGAGTCGGGATGACGGCGGGACCGTGCATTACCGCGCTGATCGGGCCGAACGCCGCCGGGAAATCGACCCTGATGAAGTGCATCGCGGGCATACTGCAGTCGTCGGGAAGGATGACCCTGGACGGCATCGACATTACCGACGGCAGGAACAGGGAGGTACGGGAGATGATGAGCTACCTGCCCCAGGAGGCCCCTGACCGCACCTCCCTGACCGTCATGGAGATCGTGCTGCTGGGCCGCCTCGATTCCCTGAACTGGAAGGTCAGCGAGGAGGACCTGTCTATCGCCTACGGCATGCTGGTGGAACTGGCCATCGAGGACCTTGCCGTGAGGCCCATGAACGAGCTGAGCGGGGGGCAGCAGCAGATGATCATGATCGCCCAGTGCCTGGTCAGGGACCCTCGGGTCCTGCTCATGGACGAGCCGACCAACAGCCTGGACCTCCAGAAGCAGCTGGAGATGTTCGACCTGATCCGACAGGTGACCGACGAGAGGAAGATGACCACGCTGATGGTCCTGCACGACATCAATTTCGCCGCCAGGTACGCCGACCGAGTGATAGTGGTTTCCAATGGGATGGTGCACAGCGCGGGCCCCCCGAGCGAGGTCATCAATGAGGCGATGATCCAGGAGGTCTACGGGGTCGAAGCGACGGTGCACGTCGGGCCGGACATGGTCCCCCACGTCCACCCTCTCCGCTCGGTGCGGCGAACTGCCTTGAAGCACCGGCGTGCCGCCCGGGAGGGGCGGGAAGCGAACGCTCCAGTCCCAGACGGCAAGGGCGCGGGCTCGCTGATCAGCATGCCGGAGCTGGTCCAGGACGCCGCATCAGAGCGCAAATGA
- a CDS encoding ABC transporter ATP-binding protein translates to MSQSKEEQQGKRKSDDGLRKLLRLAGQKRSWLTASAILGVLSEVFGLIPFVVIYLVAVDLLNPPIDGAYVWGLATAALAALVLKAITMYASAMLSHVAAFNILYGLRTRLAKHLGTLPMGYFTDRSTGSIKKVVGEDVERIELFIAHHIPDLVSSIALPTLIAGVLFFVDWRLALASLAPVPLAFIALSRMTNKAIMDKEMKRYHNALENMHSIIVEYVRGMPVIKVFNQTVFSFKRFKGSVDEYRDCTTGWAKRSNWSWTWFNVLLGSSLAFIVPVGIWLYSAGEVTMATFMLFLILGVGMVRPIYKAAFIMSNLVIIKEGVQRIDAVLSEPPLAEPRVPLVPKDFSVEFRDVSFSYGEGEVLKDVSFVARKGTVTALVGPSGAGKSTIAQLIPRLWDINKGQILIGDVDVRDIPTSELMDKVSFVFQDTFIFSDTVLENIRMGKEGATLADVVEAAKAAQVHDVIAALPQGYRTAIGEGGHHLSGGEKQRISIARAILKDAPIILLDEATAFADPENECKIQEALSALIRDKTAIVIAHRLSTVVDSDQILVVDGGEIIGRGTHRELLGSQGLYRRMWDAHIAARSWSI, encoded by the coding sequence TTGTCACAGAGCAAGGAAGAACAACAAGGTAAGAGAAAAAGCGATGACGGGCTGCGCAAGCTCCTGCGGTTGGCAGGCCAGAAGCGAAGCTGGCTGACGGCTTCGGCCATATTGGGGGTGCTCAGCGAGGTCTTTGGGCTCATCCCGTTCGTGGTCATCTACCTGGTGGCCGTGGACCTCCTGAACCCTCCCATTGATGGAGCGTACGTATGGGGCCTTGCCACGGCGGCGCTCGCAGCCCTCGTCCTGAAGGCCATCACGATGTACGCGTCCGCCATGCTGTCCCATGTCGCCGCGTTCAATATCCTGTACGGGCTGAGGACCAGGCTCGCCAAGCACCTGGGGACGCTGCCCATGGGATATTTTACCGACCGGAGCACCGGCTCCATAAAGAAGGTTGTAGGAGAGGACGTGGAGCGCATCGAGCTGTTCATCGCCCACCACATCCCTGACCTGGTCTCGTCTATCGCGCTGCCGACGCTCATCGCGGGGGTCCTCTTCTTCGTGGACTGGCGGCTCGCGCTCGCTTCCCTGGCCCCAGTCCCTCTGGCGTTCATCGCGCTCTCCAGGATGACCAACAAGGCCATCATGGACAAGGAGATGAAGCGCTACCACAACGCGCTGGAGAACATGCACTCCATCATCGTGGAGTATGTCCGCGGGATGCCTGTGATCAAGGTCTTCAATCAGACCGTTTTCTCGTTCAAGCGGTTCAAGGGCTCGGTGGACGAGTACCGCGACTGCACCACCGGCTGGGCCAAGAGGTCCAACTGGTCATGGACCTGGTTCAACGTCCTGCTGGGCTCCTCTCTGGCGTTCATAGTGCCGGTGGGCATCTGGCTCTACTCCGCGGGCGAGGTGACCATGGCCACGTTCATGTTGTTCCTCATACTCGGCGTGGGAATGGTCCGCCCGATCTACAAGGCGGCGTTCATCATGAGCAACCTGGTGATCATCAAGGAGGGAGTTCAACGCATCGACGCGGTGCTCAGTGAGCCTCCCCTTGCGGAGCCGAGAGTGCCCCTGGTACCGAAGGACTTCTCCGTGGAGTTCCGCGATGTCTCGTTCTCCTACGGCGAGGGCGAGGTGCTCAAGGACGTGAGCTTCGTGGCCCGGAAAGGTACCGTGACCGCCCTGGTGGGGCCGTCAGGGGCGGGCAAGTCCACCATCGCCCAGCTCATACCGAGGCTCTGGGACATCAACAAGGGGCAGATACTCATCGGGGACGTCGATGTCCGTGACATCCCCACCAGTGAGCTGATGGACAAGGTGTCCTTCGTGTTCCAGGACACTTTCATCTTCTCCGATACCGTGCTGGAGAACATCCGCATGGGCAAGGAAGGCGCCACCCTGGCGGATGTCGTGGAGGCGGCCAAGGCCGCCCAGGTGCACGATGTGATCGCGGCGCTGCCGCAGGGGTATCGGACCGCCATAGGGGAGGGCGGACACCACCTGTCCGGCGGGGAGAAGCAGCGCATCTCCATCGCCCGGGCGATCCTGAAGGACGCGCCGATAATTCTGCTGGACGAGGCCACCGCCTTCGCCGACCCGGAGAACGAGTGCAAGATCCAGGAGGCGCTGAGCGCTCTGATACGGGACAAGACCGCCATCGTCATAGCCCACCGCCTGTCCACGGTGGTCGACTCCGATCAGATACTGGTAGTGGACGGCGGTGAGATCATCGGCAGGGGAACGCACCGCGAGCTTCTGGGCTCCCAGGGGCTGTACCGCAGGATGTGGGACGCCCACATTGCCGCGAGGTCGTGGAGCATCTGA